The Anastrepha obliqua isolate idAnaObli1 chromosome 5, idAnaObli1_1.0, whole genome shotgun sequence DNA window aaatatcgcaagaaatttattcaaagtcaAACGTCGGCCGTTTAGAATCAcattttcttctcttttcttccGTAAATATGTCAGCGACAATTGAAAGCCTTTCGTGTTAAtcgcaattaaaaatttgttaccaataaaaaattttgttaaccaATAACAAAGCCGATTTCACATTTGACGGAAGATGTCATcgaaatttttcgcaaaatatgctTTTGGGTTGAGACTTTTCATTACACTAACCCTAAATTAGTCTCGTTTGAAGGAAAGCAGTGAGGCTGCATGGTAGTGTTGCCAATTTGTCGCAAAAATATGCCCGACGACCGTGAGAGTCTTCCCTACTTCATCATCATTTCCTTTACCTCCCATTGGAGCATAGAGCCTCATGGTTTCTGTTATAGATAAACTCGTGTTAATGCTACATGAATTTTGCAACTCCAAATCCGATGTGAAGGCTGTCAAAGCAGAGAGAGATTTCTCGATACACGATTACGGTTTAGAGACTTTCCAGTTCTGACGTTTTGATCCATGTTCAAAATAACACTTATCCTATAGATTTTCCACGATTATTATAAGCACAAAACGGAAGCTTAGTCCTTATCGTCCTTTAATCACTAATCACATATTGGTAGTACACTTCCCGGAAGTATGTGGCCGTTGGCTCAATAGAAGCTCCGCCACTACTATGCCGACAACTTGAGCCTACCAACTTATGTAGGGACTAAAAATACATGAAAACACAGATTATTCCTAAAGTATATTAAAGCagcacattttttgaaaaacgttCATTTTGTTTTCGACATTTTATTAGTAATAGgaaataattcataaatttaattaatgcagTGCCTTAGTAAATATTTCAGAGCTTCATAGCAAATAAACAGTACTCGAATTGGTTGAGTCGTTTTTGATTTGCTgcagtttgaaaataaattttatgaaattttgccATATTTTGGCTTATAGACACGCCCCTTTTTTAAGTCTAtgcaatttatgtatataagaaCCTTCCAGGAGCGGTTAGTTTCAGTTTACGAAAAACCCTGTGCAAATCGCGGCATGCTGTGCCTAGTTAttagcttacatacataagaggTATTCAATTTTTTGAGACTTTTAAAATACgtttacatttttgcaaaagtcaCTAAACCTAAGGCTACATAGCTACATAGggcttataaaatatatatttcataatgTTCTTTATCTGATTTCATTTCAGTATTGTTGACTACTCTTCCCAACTTCACTCCAGTTATTTTAGTTAGGCTTGTATGAGTACTTAACAACTAACAATGAAATTCCTACTTTGCAACAACAAAGGAGCACTGCGAATTGTAGTTTCTAAAATTCAGCATTCCAGCTCAAAATTTCGTAACACTTCTTTATAAGCCTGCAAAATCGCCAGTGAAGcatattgtagttgttgtttgtGCTCTTGCAACCAATTTACAGCTACAGCTCTAAGTACTTTTCTACCTGTCCATGCACGTGCATGTGTGTACTAACAAGCACTTTAGGTTGCTGCAAAGTGAACGTGCCACAACTAAAAACGAAAAGTTCTCTGAGTGGCACGCTTGTTGCCTTTGTGTTTTGTGTGTTGAGCTGAGTACTTCAGTTggtgaaaaatctgaaaattattcgCACTTGGAACTCTGTTACCAGCTCATTTCGACtaacttttatttgtgtgtgtgtgttggtttTTTGGGCTATCTCTACATCCATGAGCAGCGTAATGATGCAACAGGATATAGTACTTCAGTATAATTGGTTGTGTTCATTGTCACTTTGTGTGCATTGTCCAGGAATTGTGTCTGAAGTGTTTTCCGAGTGAACAAAaacgaaaagtgaaaaaaaagtaattttgattgaaaaacGAAACATTGGTCGTCAGTTAAGTTGGTCACATTGAGAGCCATATTGACATTTACAAAGAGTATGGGACCATTGTGATAGGAAtagaagtaaaaacaaaaaaagaacagcAACGATAACTATTAGTAAGAATATTACGCAGTCGATTAGTTCGCACTGCTCAAGTATCCTCAAGAGAGTATTAAAGAAGCAGATCAAATGGGTGGGAGATGTGCCGAGCAGTAATTGTACCTCGTCTTCCCCGAAACTAAATCCCTAAGAAGTTCGGTGGTGATGTGAACCTGCATCGGAAGGTGCTGCTTTACGGTCAATGGTTATTGCAGAAAGCTGCTGCTTTGTTGGATTGACAAGTGCCTCCGTATATGCGCCGGCTACTTCTTGGGCACAATTTTATTAGCTAAGTTGAAGTTCAGCTATCACAGAAAAGGTTCTACTCCAATAAATTATTTGCCAAAGACATCTTGCTTATGCAGCTGATCTGCTCTACACATCTCGGGAATATCACTGCTTCCTAACATTCattctttcgccgtgtctatatggctgtcagctcagaatgaaaaaaggcgaattcattatttgttttctagtttctcaatactttgatttgacaatcaaacgtacagaacagtgttgttggtctagtgctaccacctttacTGAATGCGCCTTGGCTCTAACAGATATCGCGCGAGTTATTATCGATGACGTCTTTGATGTCGACTCTATCCGACTGAAGTACATTAAAGTGTTTGAAAGGTCTAAATTAATGGCTTATAAAAGGTTCTTAGCAAACGACACGACATCCATTTCATTCACTTAGGTAGCTGCTGCTCTTCACAGCAATTCTAACAGCAGATGGTGTTCATGGAAGATGCATTCGACGGCGACACAAGCTCACAGTGTtccatttcttgaaatttccGAAGGTGAGCAGTCACTAATAGCTCTTAAAAGACTTTCCCTTATCATTCTCGTGTAAGCCATCAAGGAGCTAACACCATAGACTTACTCTTGCCTACCACAATGAATTTTTATCCCATTAACGGCGAACTCCACTTGAAAAATTCTGCAGAGATCTAGAGGCATAACTTTAAAACACATCCATCGAACCTGGAACCAAATTAGTTATGCTCCTAGTCAAGTTCTTTAACGTAAATGAGGTCTGATCTACAGCACTAGACCAAATATAGACCAAGGGTCGAGTAGTTTCGCTTACTTACACTAGACTCGGAATAGAGTTCATCACAGAGGGCACTTGAGTGATTTTATTTGGGAGCTTCACTTGACGAAAAGTGCATaacacattgttgttgttgttgaagtggttaagtatttctattgaaataatCTTAACAAGGGACTAGCGCGTTTTACATTTTGATGCGAGTAACAAAATTCGAGGCTGATAAGGCGACAAGACTAGATCTTGTGTGAGTGGAACCAGATATTTCATGTCTATATTATGTGGGCATCATAGTTCCGAGTTCAAACAGGTCGCGTTTACGGGGTTCGGCCTCAATATGTAACGGAACGAAACTATGCGAGTAATAACTTTCTTACAGAACCTCGAAAGTTTTTAGTGGAATAAATGAagaatgtaaatgaaattttggAGCAAAAAGAATTCAGCTCTTGACTTATAAACTCTTTTTGTTCCGAGGGGCTGAAGGTAGGTTGATTTGATTTGGGTGAGCTATGTACAAATTTCAAGAAGAGAAGAGCCAAAGGCTTCGAAATTGCCCCAGCGCCATCTACATGACAAATCTATCAGCTGCACTGTTTGCTTCCTTAAATgagtaaagtaaaaaagtaaaagttaaaaaaagttcaagATCCGCGCATGTCTGCAGGAATTGACATTGAGAGGTCAGACAGTCAGACTCAAACAGTTAAAGAAGATGTGAAACACAATAGTAGGGACTTATcggaattcaaaataaaagaagtacAAACCCGATGAAGTAGTTGTAGTACAATGAATTAGTGCTAAACTCTAAATTAGGCAGACAGTTCACCATACTTGGAGCCACTGGATGAAGGGATAGTAAAATCAGAGTAATTATACCAAAAATTAACTCGGACTCGTCTCAGTACTTCAGCTCTTTGGTGAGCGCGTACTAGTTCGGTAGTTCGATGAACTGCCAGAAATGTCAGAAGAATGGTTCCTTGAAAGTTTGAGGCTTCCTCGCAATACAAGGAGGAAATTCAGAAGCAGGCTAGAAAATCTTAAGTGCATTTTTCGTATAGATGAGGAAATTCCACCTGAGGAAAATTTGTTATCCGAACTCGGACAACATTAAAGATCTTTGGTAGATACCCAAAAGAGAAACCTTGTATATCAGCTACGCCAAAGATATCCAAATAActctaaaattaattaaaagtacTCAAggggtaatatttttttttcacaatagatTTATTTAGAACTTTCTAAGGCATCATCCTTTTATAATTCAACTAAGCTGAAGGCTATCGGTATTTTGTTAGAAGCctttgtatgtgcatgtgtgtaagcGTATGTGCGTAAATTTGTGGACTTAATGAACAAAATGAgtgataataaaacaatttagatagaaaaattcaaatcttACAAATGAAATGTACATACATGGAAGTttacattacatacatatttacatgccaACAAATACACAAACGCTTATccaaaaacacacacatacacatacatacaaagcaCGTACACTGTTCGAACTCGAATAAGAAAATGTTTACATATAATCCACACCCAGCATTCGAAAGCTCAGCAGTGAGCTTTCACATCACAAGCGCACGCATGGCTAAAGCTTTCATACCGCCGAAAGCTCTCCTCTCTCTCTTACGCACACGAATTTTTATGCTATCACCTCACACACCATACAAAGAGATATCATTTTGAATATTCTGCAACGTTTTTGAATGGCTTGCGATGTTTGGCGGTGCTGCTGGCACTTGAAGTAGATGTGGATTTATGCTCAAAGTACGATAGAAAAAAGCCGTTAAGAATGAAGCGCTCACAACAAATGCAATAAAGAAACCCAAACAGAAAAGACAATCCTTATTAACCTGTAGGCAAAGGCAGACAGCAGCACAGAAATCGGTGATGACATTCCAGAGACGTGAACATAAGGGCGGACGACGCAGTAAACTGGACGAGGGCGAGGAGTTGGCTTCGATGTGTATGGTGTGGTAGGTGCGCTCACAAGGCGTGTCCGTGCACGTTGTGTTGCCTGTGACACCAGTGACAAGTGAGGTGATATGAGGCGCATTGGAATCCTGCGTTAAATCGATAATAGTTGGTGGTTCACGTATCTTCACCAATGACGACTGATCGGATGTGCCAAGAATTTTATTCTTCGGTTGAATGATAGTAATGCCACTGGTTTCGGTGTGATCAGTGAACGAATTGGTGCCCACATATAAAGACGAGCTGGTAGGTGCATCCGTTGTGGAGTCGATTATGAGCGCATTGACAATGTCCTCATCCCGTTGTGCGTAATCTTTGGTCACTGTGTGTAAATTACTGAAGGACGTGCTAACTGAGGGTGTCATTTTCAAAGCAAAGAAATCAGATGAGGTCTGACAGCCAATGGTAGTTAGGCTATGCACTTCATGTGGACGCATTGCGAAAGTACGCGGCTTAGCACTGTACGATACCGTCAGCGGCTCTTCATCGAGCAACTCTAAGCCACTGATTGTGGTGGCTATGTCACGACACATTGGATCTAAAGCAGCTTCCGCCCGTTGCGATTGCGCGCTGCTTCTGGACGTATTGTGAGGCTCGTTCTTTAGACTCTTTGTCGCCGCTGCGGCTGAaagtttcaaagcatttcaGTTTATTAGTCGCACATTTTACTTGTCGCTTACCTTTTGCTGCCGGTAATGTGGACTCATTCCATCGATCGCCATGCAACTCCAAGTTAAATTCATTGTGCATACTATTGCCGGAAGCAGCATCTGCATGCTCACTCACATTCGGCTCAGTGTTGGGCAAGCGCTTGAAGCTCAGCGGCCTGCGCAATGGAGGCGATGTCTTCTTAGTATTTTTCCCTGACGATTGTATGGTGGGCATTTCGAGACTCTCTAGATTTTTGGTGAAACTATCGAACATTTCCATGATCTGCTTAAAACGCTCGGCGATCTCTTTGTTTTCACGCTCCACCTGTTGAAAATTCGGTGCTTCATTAAGTTGTACAGGAGTGGAAGCCAAATTTTCTGCCACAATACGTTCCACTTCATCGTGCGCCATGCGCTCGATTTCGCCAAATGAACCGGGTTCTTCGCTGAGTTTGCTGGTATAGCTTATATCCGATGCATCTTTAACAGACTCCAATGTTAGCGATTCCCAAGGGAGCTCTATGATTTGTGCCGCCCTAGGCTGTGGCGACGCCATGTGACGTGGTGATATGTCCACAAGGCTCTCGCCATTTTCCATCAGGCTTTCGATCTGTTTCACATACTCTTTGACATTCTCCACCACTTGGCTGGTGGATGGTGTCGGTATGTCAACGTCTTCCATGACCTTCTCGAAGCTGACATGTTTAAGCAAACCTGCTGCGTTCGCAACGCTTCCCTGCGACTCGGTGGTGGTGGCTGTTGTGTGTGTGCCCTCAAGCGTCAACAAAGCCATTGGAAATGGCTTGAACACTTTATCGCTGTATGCTGCAAGCAAACTGACACCCTCTTCGGGTGTTGTATCCTCTTCATTTTCAGCTTCCCCTTCATCATTGAGTTCTTTGGTGATCGTATTGAGCAATGCATCTGAACAATTCTTCGCAAGGGATGTTCCGATAGTGATCGAATCTGGCGGCCTATTAACTGATTCTGCGTCCTCGTCATCATCCTTTGTTCCATCCTGGGTTTCTGCTGCCTGCTGATTATCTGCATTAATATCCATATTTTAtatcaatcaaaaaattttcgacaaactccaaattttcttttatgtaaatccaattttatttatttattttattttttattttttgacgctTTGTAGtatttcaaactttatttttcaaacttatttTTGTCACACATTTTTCTTTGTCAGTCGATGAGTCAGTGGAATGCTTAACTatggtttaataaataaatgagggCCTGCTTGTTAGAGGCATCACCATCTATCAGACTAGTGATGAAAatagattttaatgattcttaaGCCTCTAATTTTACACGATTTGCGCCTAATTAAGAATCTTTTAATCAGACAGGCGAAAGTAACCTTCAGCAAAAAGCGAAGTGCAGAGTATTTGGTTGGGGATATCAGGCATTTACACTCAAACTGCATGGAGCGCGGGATCCTTAAGATTGTAGTAGTTGATTTTCCCTATCTCAAACCAAGTTTAACTAACCCGCGTCAGGTCACTTCAGGCAATTCTCTAAGTATGCCTTCCACTAGAAAGAGAACTGCCTTTTCGAACCAAATTTGATTAGTCAAGTTGGCCGTTATAAGCGGAGTAGATTAACTGCTCTTAACAGTTGCAGTATTTTACACCACAGAACGACTCGCGTATTAGTGGAATAGAATCcacgatttttaaaattattaatacgaAAGATAAAAATAACACTCACGCGCAGCCAATGACTCAAGAAAATGGAGGCAGTTAGGTTTTTAAGCAGATAAAACCTAGAAACAATCAAGAAAACCTATCTTTGAACTCGGAGTTCGTAGCGGATCAAacacacaacatttttttttttttctgatctaataatataaaattgtgacTCCAGCCCTGCATTTTTATAACAATGAAAATCGCGATTGAGCGACGTTTAAGAAACTTCGCCCCATTTACTGCCTCTTCGCAGAAATTTTGAATCTCTCAGATCCAATCCTAGCAAATTTTTGCCCATTCGAAGCGAcaaaacttgtttttatttaaggtATACTTTTGAAGGGGTTATCATATCCATTCTAGAAATAGAATATTAGAAGAGTGTGCTTCATGTAGGTTGGAGGAAAATGACACATGACATGACACATgacacaaattacaaaaacaaaaaaaatcattttatgtCAAATAAGTATCACCCTAATATGAGCGTATAATTGAATATGCACAAAAGCACTAAACACATTCTTATGCCTTGGGTTGACGGATACGTGACACGTGacaaaaattgcataaacaaaaaaaatcattttatgtaaataagtgTCACCCTAACGTGAGTATATAATTAAATACGCGTCAAAATACTAAACATATTCTTATCCCATGGATTTGAGGAAAGGTATGACACGTgacacaaattacaaaaacaaaaaaattgttttatgtcaAATAAGTATCACCCTAATGTGAGTATAGAATgaaatatgcataaaaatacTTAACACATTCTTATGCCTTGAGTTGGAGAAAAAATATGACACGtgacaaaattacaaaactaaAGCTAAACATTTTAGGGCAGCTAAGTATCACCCTAATGTGGGTATATAATTAAGTATGCTTAAAAATACTAAGAATATTCTTATGCTTAGGGTTTGAGGAAAAATACCTATGACACGTGACAAAATTGCAAAACCAAAGCAAAACATTTTAGGTCAACTAAGTATCACCCTAATGCgactatgtatgcatgtgtctgAAAACTATTCGTTCGCATGCACCAAATTTCACATCACTCTTGCATCAGCACATCGCACACAAATGCACGCATTTCCATTTTCGGTTGCATAAATGCTCGCACACCGTAAGTGGCAGATTTACACGAGAAAAATCACACGAAAATGTACGAGTAATAAGAAAAATGCTGAAACAATAAACTCAACTATGTGCTCACAGGCCGCACAGCTGCCTAGCCACATACACAtgatcgtatgtatgtatgtgtgagtttgCACTTTTCATACGTGCATATGgcggtatgtatgtacatatgaatgtgttTTCGCGCTATGTGCCATCGCTACTGTTACactgttgcatgcaacatatTACTGCAACACAAATGCCTGCGCTGTGAATGATTTGCGGCATTGCATGACATGTTGTTTGAGTTAGCATATGcgagcatgtgtgtgtgtgtgtgtatgtatgcaatttggaacatatttttttctccatatttctccttctttttgtggaaaatttttgcTTCGCTAACGCTGAAGTGTGAAGAATTAGCAACTTAGTGAAGCACCCATTGCTAAGCATTAATTATGATTGCCTAACAATTGACTATGCAATGAGTGGCACAAAAATTCAACCGACGTGGGGTTATTAGATTTGTGTGGCTGTGGTTTGGATACAATGTAAGCGTCTATGCTAATGACCTGAATGTGGCGCTTGgcgataataaagaaaaaaaaatattgattattattgAAACATTTTCTAGTTTGCTATTTATGTAATGGGCTGCAGTTTGTAGTGATTAAGGTTTACTTCCGCTAGCTTGTTATTATTGGTTTTCATTTTAAGAACATTCGCAgaagaaactattttttccttACGATATATTCGCTTTTAAATCGAATACGCTTCTCAACTTTTTCATGAAGTTGATCTCTACTTAAGTAACTCTGTTCGAAAAGAGAGGCATTGGCttgtaacaaacttttttttaattttttttttaaatttaaataacaactgataataaaacttaatggcAGATGGTAGCCCTACACATCGCACCCGTGaatatatttaagtttcttGTCTGCCACGTTGATTTTTGTTTCAAGCAATCCGCCTTTACTGTGCTCGAAAATAGCACGGCAAGCGAGGCAGTCAAAGCATTAGggtgaaatcgaaaaaaaaataaattttaatatcactacatattataaaacaaagtcgctttttctgtccctatgtccccTTATACGCTTtaatctttaaaactacgcaacggattttgatgcggtctttttttaaagatagattgattgaagaggaaggtttatatctatataatgtgaagaaatatataaagggggcgtggcaatcggtcaaaatgtggcaaaaaaacataaatttttggttttcacggccataaatcataaacgaatcaaccaattaaaatgaaactttcttgaagtttaactttgaaatatttactttcgttctgcatcaaaaaaaataattgatttatttgttactagcaacccgcccagcttcgcacgggtataaaatatataccctatgtcactcactgaaaaaatgattaaaatcgatccagtagttttggcttattcattactgcccgtggcccgcacgcgttaaatttggagtaaaacaattccccttttttatagcatgaagatttcctgctatctttgggatatctaaattcataccctacatttttgcatattaactttttgcatttttacatacatatgtatgtatattatttattttatttttacaacaattactatattacagaatgtctttatatacaacgttcatagccttcttgtcattagacaatacaaacatgttttctccagaggttactcttgaaagagcgacatacagttgaccatgtgaaaaacagtcaacactcaaatctaagcctgcaacgttgaaggtttgaccctgagatttattaatggtcattgcaaaagatgtctttaccggaaattgtaagcgtttaaattggaatggtagatccgatggtatcagagggattcggggaatcaatacatcttctccggtaccacatcctgtgagtattgtgcactctattgctagtctatactaatattataaagaggaaaactttgtttgtttgtttgtattgaataggctcaaaaactactggaccgattttaaaaattctttcaccattcaaaagctacatcatccacgagtaacatggatcatattttattttggaaatagggctcgagatataggtcaaaacgtggacccgggtaaccttcgaatgtgtatgtacaatatgggtatcaaatggaagctgttggtgaatgctttagtccatagtatctttcatgccgctccgtgactagggtctcgagatagagaccaaaacgtggaccctagaatgtgtttgtacaatatggatatcaaattgaagctgttggtgaatgctttagtacaaagtatttttcatgccgctccgtgactggggtctcgagatataggtcaaaacgtggacccgggtaacctttggttgtgtatgtacaatatgggtataaaatgaaagctgttgataagtgctttaatacggggtaattttcatacctattgatgactagagtctggaaatatatgccaaaacgtggacccgccgtgtctttgcaccgaattaaaccaaacttacacacattgttaaggaggtattgaagatggtttccgtatagtttggatatctattggtagatagggtctcgagatataggtcaaaacgtggacccgggtaaccttcggatgtgtatgtacaatatgggtatcaaatggaagctgttggtgaatgctttagttcagagtatttccatactctccgtgactagggtctcgagatagagaccaaaacgtggaccccagaatgtgtttgtacaatatg harbors:
- the LOC129247501 gene encoding uncharacterized protein LOC129247501 isoform X1 codes for the protein MDINADNQQAAETQDGTKDDDEDAESVNRPPDSITIGTSLAKNCSDALLNTITKELNDEGEAENEEDTTPEEGVSLLAAYSDKVFKPFPMALLTLEGTHTTATTTESQGSVANAAGLLKHVSFEKVMEDVDIPTPSTSQVVENVKEYVKQIESLMENGESLVDISPRHMASPQPRAAQIIELPWESLTLESVKDASDISYTSKLSEEPGSFGEIERMAHDEVERIVAENLASTPVQLNEAPNFQQVERENKEIAERFKQIMEMFDSFTKNLESLEMPTIQSSGKNTKKTSPPLRRPLSFKRLPNTEPNVSEHADAASGNSMHNEFNLELHGDRWNESTLPAAKAAAATKSLKNEPHNTSRSSAQSQRAEAALDPMCRDIATTISGLELLDEEPLTVSYSAKPRTFAMRPHEVHSLTTIGCQTSSDFFALKMTPSVSTSFSNLHTVTKDYAQRDEDIVNALIIDSTTDAPTSSSLYVGTNSFTDHTETSGITIIQPKNKILGTSDQSSLVKIREPPTIIDLTQDSNAPHITSLVTGVTGNTTCTDTPCERTYHTIHIEANSSPSSSLLRRPPLCSRLWNVITDFCAAVCLCLQVNKDCLFCLGFFIAFVVSASFLTAFFYRTLSINPHLLQVPAAPPNIASHSKTLQNIQNDISLYGV
- the LOC129247501 gene encoding uncharacterized protein LOC129247501 isoform X3 → MDINADNQQAAETQDGTKDDDEDAESVNRPPDSITIGTSLAKNCSDALLNTITKELNDEGEAENEEDTTPEEGVSLLAAYSDKVFKPFPMALLTLEGTHTTATTTESQGSVANAAGLLKHVSFEKVMEDVDIPTPSTSQVVENVKEYVKQIESLMENGESLVDISPRHMASPQPRAAQIIELPWESLTLESVKDASDISYTSKLSEEPGSFGEIERMAHDEVERIVAENLASTPVQLNEAPNFQQVERENKEIAERFKQIMEMFDSFTKNLESLEMPTIQSSGKNTKKTSPPLRRPLSFKRLPNTEPNVSEHADAASGNSMHNEFNLELHGDRWNESTLPAAKAAAATKSLKNEPHNTSRSSAQSQRAEAALDPMCRDIATTISGLELLDEEPLTVSYSAKPRTFAMRPHEVHSLTTIGCQTSSDFFALKMTPSVSTSFSNLHTVTKDYAQRDEDIVNALIIDSTTDAPTSSSLYVGTNSFTDHTETSGITIIQPKNKILGTSDQSSLVKIREPPTIIDLTQDSNAPHITSLVTGVTGNTTCTDTPCERTYHTIHIEANSSPSSSLLRRPPLCSRLWNVITDFCAAVCLCLQLLFVLYFAATLSEGRKSNAVKSE
- the LOC129247501 gene encoding uncharacterized protein LOC129247501 isoform X4 codes for the protein MDINADNQQAAETQDGTKDDDEDAESVNRPPDSITIGTSLAKNCSDALLNTITKELNDEGEAENEEDTTPEEGVSLLAAYSDKVFKPFPMALLTLEGTHTTATTTESQGSVANAAGLLKHVSFEKVMEDVDIPTPSTSQVVENVKEYVKQIESLMENGESLVDISPRHMASPQPRAAQIIELPWESLTLESVKDASDISYTSKLSEEPGSFGEIERMAHDEVERIVAENLASTPVQLNEAPNFQQVERENKEIAERFKQIMEMFDSFTKNLESLEMPTIQSSGKNTKKTSPPLRRPLSFKRLPNTEPNVSEHADAASGNSMHNEFNLELHGDRWNESTLPAAKAAAATKSLKNEPHNTSRSSAQSQRAEAALDPMCRDIATTISGLELLDEEPLTVSYSAKPRTFAMRPHEVHSLTTIGCQTSSDFFALKMTPSVSTSFSNLHTVTKDYAQRDEDIVNALIIDSTTDAPTSSSLYVGTNSFTDHTETSGITIIQPKNKILGTSDQSSLVKIREPPTIIDLTQDSNAPHITSLVTGVTGNTTCTDTPCERTYHTIHIEANSSPSSSLLRRPPLCSRLWNVITDFCAAVCLCLQLLYLRVENLMR
- the LOC129247501 gene encoding uncharacterized protein LOC129247501 isoform X2, yielding MDINADNQQAAETQDGTKDDDEDAESVNRPPDSITIGTSLAKNCSDALLNTITKELNDEGEAENEEDTTPEEGVSLLAAYSDKVFKPFPMALLTLEGTHTTATTTESQGSVANAAGLLKHVSFEKVMEDVDIPTPSTSQVVENVKEYVKQIESLMENGESLVDISPRHMASPQPRAAQIIELPWESLTLESVKDASDISYTSKLSEEPGSFGEIERMAHDEVERIVAENLASTPVQLNEAPNFQQVERENKEIAERFKQIMEMFDSFTKNLESLEMPTIQSSGKNTKKTSPPLRRPLSFKRLPNTEPNVSEHADAASGNSMHNEFNLELHGDRWNESTLPAAKAAAATKSLKNEPHNTSRSSAQSQRAEAALDPMCRDIATTISGLELLDEEPLTVSYSAKPRTFAMRPHEVHSLTTIGCQTSSDFFALKMTPSVSTSFSNLHTVTKDYAQRDEDIVNALIIDSTTDAPTSSSLYVGTNSFTDHTETSGITIIQPKNKILGTSDQSSLVKIREPPTIIDLTQDSNAPHITSLVTGVTGNTTCTDTPCERTYHTIHIEANSSPSSSLLRRPPLCSRLWNVITDFCAAVCLCLQRFLLFFLFLFFIAMTFIYSTKATLSVFEEFNFELP
- the LOC129247501 gene encoding uncharacterized protein LOC129247501 isoform X5, whose protein sequence is MDINADNQQAAETQDGTKDDDEDAESVNRPPDSITIGTSLAKNCSDALLNTITKELNDEGEAENEEDTTPEEGVSLLAAYSDKVFKPFPMALLTLEGTHTTATTTESQGSVANAAGLLKHVSFEKVMEDVDIPTPSTSQVVENVKEYVKQIESLMENGESLVDISPRHMASPQPRAAQIIELPWESLTLESVKDASDISYTSKLSEEPGSFGEIERMAHDEVERIVAENLASTPVQLNEAPNFQQVERENKEIAERFKQIMEMFDSFTKNLESLEMPTIQSSGKNTKKTSPPLRRPLSFKRLPNTEPNVSEHADAASGNSMHNEFNLELHGDRWNESTLPAAKAAAATKSLKNEPHNTSRSSAQSQRAEAALDPMCRDIATTISGLELLDEEPLTVSYSAKPRTFAMRPHEVHSLTTIGCQTSSDFFALKMTPSVSTSFSNLHTVTKDYAQRDEDIVNALIIDSTTDAPTSSSLYVGTNSFTDHTETSGITIIQPKNKILGTSDQSSLVKIREPPTIIDLTQDSNAPHITSLVTGVTGNTTCTDTPCERTYHTIHIEANSSPSSSLLRRPPLCSRLWNVITDFCAAVCLCLQFNFELP